A part of Mustelus asterias unplaced genomic scaffold, sMusAst1.hap1.1 HAP1_SCAFFOLD_331, whole genome shotgun sequence genomic DNA contains:
- the LOC144486400 gene encoding uncharacterized protein LOC144486400 — translation MEKPWKCGDCGKGCKTPSELQTHRRIHTGEKPYTCSVCGKGFTRLYHLQRHRLVHTGERAFICFECGNGFAHLPDLQRHQRVHTGERPFTCLVCGKGFMQLSNLSKHKVTHSNEKPFKCSDCGSSFKSSRELMIHQRIHTGERPFSCSHCTKTFRTSSHLREHQRIHTRERPFTCSVCGKGFTHSSSLLSHNLTHTQERPFKCSDCGSGFKSSRDLVIHQRIHTEERPFSCSHCTKRFRTSSSLQEHQRVHTGERPFTCCLCGKGFTQSSSLRRHQRVHK, via the coding sequence atggagaaaccgtggaaatgtggggactgtgggaagggttgcaaaaccccctctgagctgcaaacccatcgacgtattcacactggagagaagccgtacacctgttctgtgtgtgggaagggattcactcggttatatcatctgcagcgacatcgactggttcacactggagaaagagcgttcatctgctttgagtgtgggaacggattcgctcatttacccgatctgcagagacaccagcgcgttcacactggagagagaccattcacctgcttggtgtgtgggaaaggatttatgcagttatccaatctgtcgaaacacaaagtcactcacagcaatgagaaaccctttaaatgctctgactgtggaagtagtttcaaaagctctcgggaactgatgatccaccagcggattcacactggggagagaccgttcagctgctctcactgcacaaagacatttagaacatcatcccacctgcgggagcaccagcgaattcacaccagggagagaccgttcacctgctctgtgtgtgggaagggattcactcattcatccagcctgctgagtcacaatctcactcacacccaggagagaccctttaaatgctctgactgtggcagtggtttcaaaagttctcgggatctggttatacaccagcgcattcacactgaggagagaccgttcagctgctctcactgcacaaagagatttagaacgtcatccagcctgcaggagcaccagcgagttcacactggggagagaccgttcacctgctgtttgtgtgggaagggattcactcagtcatccagcctgcggagacaccagcgagttcacaaatga
- the LOC144486389 gene encoding uncharacterized protein LOC144486389: MSSADTPGFTDLSSLRIHQRVHSGERPFNCPVCGKGFTWLSSMRRHRVTHSNERPYKCSECGSDFKSSQVLMSHQRIHTEERPFSCSHCAKRFRMSSYLRIHQRVHTGEKQFTCSACGKGFTQLTNLQRHQRVHTGERPFTQRVHTGERPFTCSVWGKGFIDSSTLQRHQRVHTGERPFTCSVWGKGFIDSSTLQRHQRVHTGERPFICSVCGKGFIDSSTLQRHQRVHTGERPFTCSVWGKGFIDSSTLQRHQRVHTGERPFTCSVCGKGFIDSSTLQRHQRVHTGERPFICSVCGKGFIDSSTLQRHQRVHTGERPFICSVCGKGFIDSSTLQRHQRVHTGERPFICSVCGKGFIDSSTLQSHQRVHTGERPFICSVCGKGFIDSSTLQRHQRVHTGERPFTCSVWGKGFIDSSTLQSHQRVHTGERPLTCS, from the exons ATGtcatctgcagacacacca ggattcactgacttatccagcctgcggatacaccagcgagtacattccggggagaggccattcaactgtcctgtgtgtgggaaaggattcacttggttatccagcatgcgcagacacagagtcactcacagcaatgagagaccctataaatgctctgaatgtgggagcgacttcaaaagctctcaggttctgatgtcccaccagcgcattcacactgaggagagaccgttcagttgCTCTCACTGCGCAAAGAGATTTAGAATGTCATCCtatctgcggatacaccagcgagttcacactggggagaaacaatTCACTTGCTCtgcctgtggaaagggattcactcagttaaccaatctgcagagacaccagcgagttcatactggggagaggccattcacc cagcgagttcacactggggagaggccattcacctgctctgtgtgggggaagggattcattgattcatccactctgcagcgacaccagcgagttcacactggggagaggccattcacctgctctgtgtgggggaagggattcattgattcatccactctgcagcgacaccagcgagttcacactggggagaggccattcatctgctctgtgtgtgggaagggattcattgattcatccactctgcagcgacaccagcgagttcacactggggagaggccattcacctgctctgtgtgggggaagggattcattgattcatccactctgcagcgacaccagcgagttcacactggggagaggccattcacctgctctgtgtgtgggaagggattcattgattcatccactctgcagcgacaccagcgagttcacactggggagaggccattcatctgctctgtgtgtgggaagggattcattgattcatccactctgcagcgacaccagcgagttcacactggggagaggccattcatctgctctgtgtgtgggaagggattcattgattcatccactctgcagcgacaccagcgagttcacactggggagaggccattcatctgctctgtgtgtgggaagggattcattgattcatccactctgcagtcacaccagcgagttcacactggggagaggccattcatctgctctgtgtgtgggaagggattcattgattcatccactctgcagcgacaccagcgagttcacactggggagaggccattcacctgctctgtgtgggggaagggattcattgattcatccaccctgcagtcacaccagcgagttcacactggggagaggccactcACCTGCTCTTGA